The stretch of DNA CACCAAGCGAATTTGGCAAGATTGCGTCTGATAAGGATGCCATGCAAGCCATGCAGAACCGGATCCTGAACCATCCCTCACGTGAATTCATCATCCCTCGTGAATCCGTGCCCTACAACAAAACTGACACCTTCAGATACAACAGTGGCTTGGTAGGCCATTACCACCACTGCAagggagctggagctgcacCAACGAGGCAGTCTATGGAAACTCGTCGCCGCTTGTCTATCTGTGAGACTCTGGCTGATCGTGAAGAGCTACAGTCCCCGCCGTACAGTCAAGCTGAAACAGTGGTGCCATCGGAGTACGTCACCCAGATTGAAATTGGAGACGTTTTCTCGGAGAGACGCTTGCTCAACGTGACATACTACTGGAATGGCATTCCTAGCTGGGTGTACGAAACGGACAGAGAGTCCTTCGATCTGACTATGAGCCAGTGTCTAGTTGCCTGGGTGTCATCGGAAGGCTTCATTGGATACTCATTACGTCCGTTCCAAAGCAGCGACTTGGGTCCGGTGGCCAGCCAgaaccacagacaccatATCATTCCATTTGAATCCATTCTGGGCTACCACCAGAGGCAAATGCGAATGAACCTCGGCCAGGTTCCACCCTATGATTCTATGCTAGAGGTCACTCAGGTGATGATTGCTTCACATCGGTACCACGTCGCTGTGCTTGTGGTCATGTCCAATAACATGTCCATCTTAATTGTTGTTAATGTGGCCAATGATTCAGCCAAGTACATTTGCCACTACAACGTGACGGATTATGTGGCGCTTCCGAAGAGCAGATCTCGGTCCAAGTTCCTGTTCCTTCTCAAAGACTACTTTGTCTTTGTGGCCGGCTTTGGAAACGCCTCTTCCTCTAAGGGAATGGACGAGAACGATGGTCTGCCTCACTTCAAAATCATCTGCGTGTCTCGCTGGATGCAGGAGGTGGTTCCAGAGTTCACCCAAATCAGTGAAAAGAGGAGCACCTTCTCGAGAAGTCTTTCTCGGAACCTCTCTTTATCACGACTATCCCATGGACTCCGCTGTATCGGTGGCAAGATCACCAAAGACGGAAACACCTGTGAGCTGCATGTCGTCGAGGAAGACCCAAGGGCCACAACACTAAGCTCGCTCAACAACCTAGCACGTGCATTTACAGCCCCCTTCTTTTCTCTCATTCGATCAGAGCTGACAGATTTTTCTAATCTGTTTGCACGTCTCAATTCTCCCTGGGCATTCCCAGTCGCAGGCATACAGATCATTCTGTTCTTCATTTTCTTTCCATTGCTTTTGATACCCAATCGACACAAGACGCTCGTGGTCGATCTAGGGAGTAGAGATGCCGTCAAGAGTCGGATCAAGACCACTTGGAGATACTCGAGATACCAGGAGTCGTTTGTGCCTCTACGAGAGGAACTGCGATCACCATTTTTTG from Yarrowia lipolytica chromosome 1D, complete sequence encodes:
- a CDS encoding uncharacterized protein (Probable glutathione S transferase protein); its protein translation is MTTQTPEQKSRCYEHDTYNEKKLLLMPVVPTSEVVNCRHSEENPQPQPLGSPSPRDFILPKLRYNIPETTQRKTPVRDTFPVSAAALSTSHPFQFTVHPLVQTSRFIDTPSEFGKIASDKDAMQAMQNRILNHPSREFIIPRESVPYNKTDTFRYNSGLVGHYHHCKGAGAAPTRQSMETRRRLSICETLADREELQSPPYSQAETVVPSEYVTQIEIGDVFSERRLLNVTYYWNGIPSWVYETDRESFDLTMSQCLVAWVSSEGFIGYSLRPFQSSDLGPVASQNHRHHIIPFESILGYHQRQMRMNLGQVPPYDSMLEVTQVMIASHRYHVAVLVVMSNNMSILIVVNVANDSAKYICHYNVTDYVALPKSRSRSKFLFLLKDYFVFVAGFGNASSSKGMDENDGLPHFKIICVSRWMQEVVPEFTQISEKRSTFSRSLSRNLSLSRLSHGLRCIGGKITKDGNTCELHVVEEDPRATTLSSLNNLARAFTAPFFSLIRSELTDFSNLFARLNSPWAFPVAGIQIILFFIFFPLLLIPNRHKTLVVDLGSRDAVKSRIKTTWRYSRYQESFVPLREELRSPFFDVKKTDTYVRIRKFIPDSDSRREYNQSRVFRMVSVVFYLSSLGLFCYSFTRVVGYPQGDAFDLFAHIGLCDAMSIFAISLSQDLAVFVPIIKFWILRGVSGKTRSSRHTVP